Proteins from a single region of Lysinibacillus sp. JNUCC-52:
- the rpsB gene encoding 30S ribosomal protein S2, which translates to MSVISMKQLLEAGVHFGHQTRRWNPKMKKFIFVERNGIYIIDLQKTVKKLEEAYDFMRQVGQDGGKVLFVGTKKQAQEAIKDEAERSGNYYINQRWLGGTLTNFGTIQKRVARMKAIEKMEEEGTFEVLPKKEVIQLKKEHERLVKFLGGIRDMHDLPDVMFVVDPRKERIAVAEARKLNIPLVGIVDTNCDPDEIDYVIPANDDAIRAVKLLTAKMADALIESKQGEEEAPATEAAAE; encoded by the coding sequence ATGTCAGTAATTTCTATGAAACAATTACTTGAAGCTGGTGTACATTTCGGTCACCAAACTCGTCGTTGGAACCCAAAAATGAAGAAATTTATCTTCGTTGAACGTAACGGGATCTACATCATCGACTTACAAAAAACTGTTAAAAAATTAGAGGAAGCTTATGACTTCATGCGTCAAGTTGGTCAAGACGGTGGTAAAGTTCTTTTCGTTGGTACGAAAAAACAAGCACAAGAAGCGATCAAAGACGAAGCTGAACGTTCAGGCAACTACTACATCAACCAACGTTGGTTAGGTGGTACTCTTACAAACTTCGGTACAATCCAAAAACGTGTTGCACGTATGAAAGCTATCGAAAAAATGGAAGAAGAAGGAACTTTCGAAGTTCTTCCTAAAAAAGAAGTAATCCAACTTAAAAAAGAACACGAACGTCTAGTTAAATTCTTAGGCGGTATCCGTGATATGCACGATCTTCCAGACGTTATGTTCGTGGTTGACCCACGCAAAGAACGTATCGCTGTTGCAGAAGCTCGTAAATTAAACATCCCTCTAGTAGGTATTGTTGATACAAACTGTGATCCAGATGAAATCGACTATGTTATCCCTGCTAATGACGATGCTATTCGTGCTGTTAAACTTTTAACTGCTAAAATGGCTGACGCTTTAATCGAGTCAAAACAAGGTGAAGAAGAAGCTCCAGCTACAGAAGCTGCTGCTGAGTAA
- a CDS encoding RNA polymerase subunit sigma, giving the protein MSLKGVELQIALPKTFEAGKMADQAQQQTLAQQAHANEALKKEIERKQKAVNTSEGMAEISEEEEAGGEYIKGTRKKKNHPNEKLEKQAQHPFKGNFVDFSG; this is encoded by the coding sequence ATGAGTTTAAAAGGTGTCGAATTACAAATTGCTCTACCAAAAACGTTTGAAGCGGGTAAAATGGCAGATCAGGCACAACAACAAACTTTAGCTCAACAAGCACACGCAAATGAAGCGCTAAAAAAGGAAATAGAGCGCAAGCAAAAAGCTGTAAATACTTCAGAAGGGATGGCTGAGATTAGTGAAGAGGAAGAAGCGGGTGGCGAATATATAAAAGGCACTCGCAAAAAGAAAAATCATCCTAACGAAAAACTAGAAAAACAAGCTCAGCATCCTTTCAAAGGTAATTTCGTAGATTTTAGTGGATAG
- a CDS encoding FliA/WhiG family RNA polymerase sigma factor gives MTQPNLNDEQKLWNRWINERDPDAGDLLIKKYTSLVTYHVQRIGAGVPKSVSRDDLTSLGMLGLFDALNKFDINRDLKFDTYASFRVRGAIIDGLRKEDWLPRSAREKAKKLDAKIEQLEQQFMRHVTPEELAEHMELPVDDIYQTVQEHFFSNVLSINEQQDQEEAEGKSFVIRDDTTKTPEQVVIKSELLDDLAVNIQKLNDKEQLVLSLFYTEELTLTEIGEMLELSTSRISQIHSKALFKLRKLLSSEIINA, from the coding sequence ATGACACAACCAAATCTAAACGATGAACAAAAGCTGTGGAATCGATGGATTAATGAACGGGATCCAGATGCGGGCGATTTACTAATAAAAAAATATACATCTCTTGTAACCTACCATGTACAACGCATCGGTGCAGGTGTACCTAAGAGTGTATCTCGAGACGATTTAACAAGCTTAGGTATGTTAGGTCTTTTTGATGCATTAAATAAATTTGATATAAATCGAGACTTAAAATTTGATACATATGCTTCTTTTAGAGTGAGAGGCGCAATAATTGATGGCTTACGGAAAGAAGATTGGTTACCACGCTCTGCGCGAGAAAAGGCAAAAAAGTTGGATGCCAAAATTGAACAATTAGAGCAACAATTTATGCGTCATGTGACTCCTGAGGAGCTTGCAGAACATATGGAGCTCCCTGTGGATGATATTTACCAAACTGTACAGGAGCATTTCTTCTCGAATGTACTATCGATAAATGAGCAACAAGACCAGGAGGAAGCTGAGGGAAAGTCCTTTGTAATTCGTGACGATACGACAAAGACCCCTGAGCAGGTCGTAATAAAATCAGAATTACTCGATGATTTAGCGGTAAATATACAAAAGCTAAACGACAAAGAACAGCTCGTACTGAGTTTGTTTTATACGGAGGAATTAACTTTAACTGAAATTGGAGAAATGCTCGAATTGTCGACATCGCGTATTTCACAAATTCACTCAAAGGCATTATTTAAGTTACGTAAGCTATTATCTAGTGAAATTATCAATGCGTAA
- a CDS encoding chemotaxis protein CheD, with protein MLNTNTNGQVIKVGIAQMDVAKLPNTIRTSGLGSCVGVILYDESKKIAGLIHVMLPDSSLGRSESINVAKFADTGIAAMIDLLKLEGVQKFKLKAKIAGGAQMFQFTSDKDSMRIGPRNVEAVKFELKRHGIPLIAENTGGNSGRTIEFNPATSILHIRTVNQGVSEI; from the coding sequence ATGCTAAACACAAACACGAATGGTCAAGTTATAAAAGTGGGAATTGCTCAAATGGATGTAGCAAAATTGCCAAACACAATTAGAACCTCAGGGCTTGGTTCTTGTGTAGGCGTTATTTTATACGATGAGTCAAAGAAAATAGCTGGTTTAATACATGTGATGCTACCTGACTCTAGTCTTGGGAGATCAGAGTCGATAAACGTAGCGAAATTTGCGGATACAGGCATTGCAGCCATGATAGATTTATTAAAACTAGAGGGTGTTCAAAAATTTAAACTAAAAGCTAAAATAGCTGGGGGTGCGCAAATGTTTCAATTTACATCAGACAAAGATTCAATGCGCATTGGCCCTCGGAATGTAGAGGCAGTCAAGTTTGAATTAAAGCGTCATGGAATTCCTTTAATTGCCGAAAATACAGGCGGTAATAGCGGTCGAACTATTGAGTTTAATCCTGCTACGTCGATATTACATATTCGAACAGTTAACCAAGGAGTGAGTGAAATATAA
- a CDS encoding chemotaxis protein CheC has protein sequence MTFNQKITSLHLDVLKEIGNIGAAHAATALSNLLGKKIDMRVPKVEMVSFNDMMELAGGSENVVVGIFLRIEGDAEGSMFFILPIEQANRFIRRLIQDESFDFKKTPVSELGLSAMQEMGNILSGSYLSALSDFTNLKIYPTVPGLSVDMFGAIISIGLIELSHVSDNVIVINTSIFEDGVEDHETVRGHFFLLPDPDSFDAIFKALGVS, from the coding sequence ATGACATTTAATCAAAAGATTACATCACTACATTTAGACGTATTAAAAGAAATTGGAAATATTGGTGCAGCACATGCTGCAACGGCACTTTCCAATTTGCTTGGTAAAAAAATCGATATGCGTGTACCAAAGGTTGAAATGGTGTCGTTTAACGACATGATGGAACTAGCTGGTGGCTCTGAAAACGTCGTTGTTGGGATTTTTTTACGCATCGAAGGTGATGCTGAAGGGAGCATGTTTTTCATTCTTCCTATCGAACAAGCTAATCGTTTTATCCGTCGTCTAATACAGGATGAATCATTCGACTTTAAAAAAACACCTGTTTCTGAATTAGGTTTATCTGCTATGCAGGAAATGGGGAATATTTTATCTGGTTCTTATTTATCAGCTTTATCAGATTTTACAAATTTAAAAATTTATCCTACTGTACCAGGTCTAAGTGTAGATATGTTTGGGGCTATTATCAGTATTGGCTTAATTGAATTATCACATGTCAGTGATAATGTTATCGTAATAAATACATCCATTTTTGAAGACGGTGTAGAGGATCATGAAACCGTAAGAGGACACTTCTTCTTATTACCTGATCCTGATTCTTTTGATGCTATTTTTAAAGCATTAGGAGTTTCATAG
- a CDS encoding chemotaxis protein CheW has product MTNAVEQENIKVIVFQLADKEYAIPVSHVQGIEKLMHITRVPKTEKYVKGVINLRGVVTPIIDLRERFELPISDHEETTRIIIISLEDMEVGFVVDSANDVLDIPASSIEPQPEVVGSLEEEFISGVAKIDKRLLILLHLEKVLNPLK; this is encoded by the coding sequence ATGACAAATGCAGTTGAACAAGAAAATATAAAAGTGATTGTTTTCCAATTAGCAGATAAGGAATATGCGATTCCTGTATCACATGTTCAAGGTATCGAGAAACTTATGCATATTACACGAGTACCTAAAACAGAAAAATATGTAAAAGGCGTTATTAACTTACGAGGAGTCGTAACGCCGATTATTGATTTACGGGAACGTTTTGAGTTACCAATTTCTGACCATGAAGAAACGACTCGTATTATTATTATTTCATTAGAAGACATGGAAGTAGGCTTTGTTGTAGATTCAGCTAATGATGTGTTAGATATTCCAGCGAGCTCTATTGAGCCACAACCAGAAGTAGTAGGATCTCTAGAAGAAGAGTTTATTTCAGGTGTAGCGAAAATCGACAAGCGATTATTAATTTTATTGCATTTAGAGAAAGTATTAAATCCACTAAAGTAG
- a CDS encoding chemotaxis protein CheA, whose translation MEVNQYLEMFIEESKEHLQACSEHLLELEKNPDDLAIVGEIFRSAHTLKGMSATMGFEDLADLTHKMENVLDAIRNEKIHVSPEILDIVFESVDHLEEMVMDIANGGDGKRDVSSTVAQLKRIESGEEAAPEVVATVATEDKQQVSSVLEYDSFEQTVITQSAEQGFNAFEISVSLREDCLLKAARVFMVFEILEKDGDVIKSTPSVEKLEDEQFDQQFYVAFVTKESAEDMQKKLLKVSEVEEVNVATINQIQFSEKQQYEASQEAAATAIATVEAVETTDATTAKPASAKSTAPAKADKSHAPVGNKTIRVNIERLDILMNLFEELVIDRGRLQSISTEVNHGELNETVERMSRVMGDLQTIILTMRMVPVETVFNRFPKMIRQLSRDLNKKINLEIIGAETELDRTVIDEIGDPLVHLIRNSVDHGIENPTARRAKGKPEEGTVVLRAYHSGNYVFIEIEDDGAGINRDKVLSKAISKGIVTHEQSLAMTDNQINELILASGFSTADVISDVSGRGVGLDVVKTTIESLGGNISIESTQDVGSIFSIQLPLTLSIISVMLVEIEKEIYAIPLSSIIETSIIRSSDIMNAHNQKVIDFRGKVVPLVFLEEIFEVPRKELQDDEFHSVVIVRKGEKLAGLVVDSFIGQQEIVLKSLGNYLTNIFAISGATILGNGKVALIVDCNALIK comes from the coding sequence ATGGAAGTCAATCAATATTTAGAGATGTTTATCGAAGAAAGTAAAGAGCATTTACAAGCATGTAGTGAGCATTTATTAGAACTAGAAAAAAACCCTGATGATTTGGCAATCGTAGGAGAAATTTTCCGTTCAGCGCATACATTAAAAGGGATGTCAGCGACTATGGGCTTTGAAGACTTAGCAGACTTGACACATAAAATGGAAAATGTGCTAGATGCAATTCGAAATGAAAAGATCCATGTTTCACCAGAAATTTTAGATATCGTATTTGAATCTGTTGATCATTTAGAAGAAATGGTAATGGATATTGCGAATGGTGGAGATGGTAAACGTGATGTATCCTCCACAGTAGCGCAATTGAAGCGTATTGAATCTGGTGAGGAAGCAGCTCCTGAGGTTGTAGCAACTGTTGCAACTGAAGATAAACAACAAGTATCAAGTGTGCTAGAATACGACAGTTTTGAGCAAACGGTTATTACACAATCTGCGGAACAAGGATTTAATGCATTTGAAATTTCAGTAAGCCTACGCGAAGATTGTCTATTAAAAGCAGCGCGTGTATTTATGGTGTTTGAGATACTTGAAAAAGATGGTGATGTAATTAAATCAACGCCATCCGTTGAGAAGCTGGAAGATGAACAATTCGATCAGCAGTTTTATGTAGCATTCGTAACAAAAGAATCAGCAGAAGATATGCAGAAGAAGTTACTGAAGGTTTCTGAGGTTGAGGAAGTTAACGTTGCTACAATTAATCAAATACAATTCAGTGAAAAACAACAATATGAGGCAAGCCAAGAAGCTGCAGCTACTGCCATAGCGACGGTTGAAGCAGTCGAAACAACAGATGCAACAACAGCAAAACCTGCATCAGCAAAATCTACAGCACCTGCAAAAGCTGATAAAAGTCATGCACCTGTAGGAAACAAAACAATTCGTGTGAATATCGAACGTCTTGATATTTTAATGAATTTATTTGAAGAGCTCGTAATTGATCGTGGACGCCTACAATCCATTTCGACAGAAGTAAATCATGGTGAGCTAAACGAAACAGTAGAACGAATGAGTCGAGTTATGGGTGACTTACAAACAATCATTTTAACGATGCGCATGGTACCTGTTGAAACGGTATTCAATCGCTTCCCTAAAATGATTCGTCAGCTATCTCGTGACCTTAATAAGAAAATTAACCTTGAAATTATTGGTGCCGAAACAGAGCTTGATCGTACAGTAATCGACGAAATCGGAGATCCACTTGTGCACTTAATCCGTAACTCTGTCGATCATGGTATAGAAAACCCTACTGCACGCCGTGCGAAGGGGAAACCAGAAGAAGGTACAGTAGTATTACGTGCTTATCATAGCGGTAACTATGTCTTTATCGAAATTGAGGATGACGGTGCGGGCATTAATCGTGATAAAGTGCTGTCAAAAGCGATTTCAAAAGGAATCGTTACGCATGAACAATCACTTGCAATGACAGATAATCAAATTAATGAGCTCATTTTAGCCTCAGGTTTCTCTACAGCAGATGTTATTTCTGATGTATCTGGTCGTGGTGTAGGATTGGATGTTGTAAAAACAACGATTGAATCTTTAGGTGGAAACATTTCGATTGAATCTACACAAGATGTAGGCTCTATTTTCTCTATTCAATTGCCGCTAACATTATCAATTATTTCGGTAATGCTTGTAGAAATCGAAAAGGAAATTTATGCAATACCACTTTCATCAATCATTGAAACTTCAATTATCCGTTCATCGGATATTATGAATGCTCATAACCAAAAGGTAATCGACTTCCGTGGCAAAGTGGTACCACTTGTATTCTTAGAGGAAATCTTTGAGGTTCCTCGTAAAGAGCTACAAGATGATGAATTCCATTCAGTAGTAATTGTTCGTAAAGGCGAGAAACTTGCTGGTTTAGTTGTAGATTCATTCATTGGCCAACAAGAAATTGTACTGAAATCTTTAGGAAACTACTTAACGAATATCTTTGCAATTTCAGGTGCAACAATTTTAGGTAACGGTAAAGTAGCCTTAATTGTAGATTGCAATGCACTAATTAAATAA
- a CDS encoding protein-glutamate methylesterase/protein-glutamine glutaminase gives MDFLHKSKLLVVDDSAFMRKLISDFFVGSSKVEVVGTARNGKDAIKKIQTLKPTVVTMDIEMPEMNGLDALNEIMTICPVPVVMLSSTTQRGAENALTAIEYGAVDFVAKPSGTISLDLHKIQSELVHKVEQASLVPIAKLKKHSSSKRQPEPNVSPSTIRKDLLNERKVLPSFNGTSTATHVTKPHSEWSKVSKKIVLIGTSTGGPRALQEVITKIPKSIQAPILIVQHMPAGFTKSLASRLNQLSEITVKEAEQGDILQNGVAYIAPGGYHLRLRKVGISYGIVLDNQEPPRSGHRPSVDVMFEDVSQFKDFDKVAVIMTGMGYDGSNGLKALKNTGNVIAIAESAETCIVYGMPKAAVETQLVDEVADVDDIAQTIMKYLP, from the coding sequence TTGGACTTTTTACATAAAAGCAAGCTGTTAGTTGTCGATGATTCTGCTTTTATGAGAAAGCTAATTAGTGACTTTTTTGTTGGTAGCTCGAAGGTTGAAGTAGTTGGAACAGCAAGAAACGGAAAAGATGCGATAAAGAAAATCCAAACATTAAAACCAACAGTCGTAACAATGGATATTGAAATGCCTGAAATGAATGGACTCGATGCATTAAATGAAATTATGACAATTTGTCCCGTGCCTGTCGTCATGCTTTCAAGTACAACCCAAAGAGGTGCTGAAAATGCACTAACTGCAATCGAGTATGGAGCAGTTGATTTTGTTGCAAAGCCTAGCGGCACAATTTCACTTGATTTACATAAAATCCAATCTGAACTTGTCCATAAAGTGGAACAAGCATCGTTGGTACCTATTGCTAAACTTAAAAAACATTCGAGTAGTAAAAGACAACCAGAACCAAATGTATCACCGTCTACTATAAGAAAAGATTTATTGAATGAACGAAAAGTATTGCCATCATTTAATGGGACTTCAACAGCAACACATGTGACGAAGCCTCATAGTGAATGGAGTAAAGTAAGCAAAAAAATAGTGTTAATTGGTACATCTACTGGTGGACCACGTGCGCTACAGGAAGTTATTACAAAAATTCCAAAATCTATTCAAGCGCCGATTTTAATTGTCCAACATATGCCAGCTGGTTTTACTAAATCATTAGCTTCTCGTCTAAATCAATTGAGCGAGATTACAGTTAAGGAAGCAGAGCAAGGCGATATTTTACAAAATGGCGTGGCGTATATCGCTCCTGGAGGATACCATTTAAGGTTAAGAAAAGTAGGTATCTCGTATGGCATCGTTCTAGATAATCAAGAACCACCACGTTCTGGCCATCGCCCATCTGTAGATGTGATGTTTGAAGATGTAAGTCAATTTAAAGATTTTGATAAGGTAGCGGTCATTATGACGGGTATGGGCTATGACGGTTCAAATGGACTGAAAGCTTTAAAAAATACTGGAAATGTGATTGCTATTGCAGAGTCAGCTGAAACTTGCATAGTGTATGGTATGCCGAAAGCTGCGGTGGAAACGCAGCTTGTCGATGAAGTCGCTGATGTAGATGATATTGCACAAACAATTATGAAATATTTGCCTTAA
- a CDS encoding MinD/ParA family protein — MRDQAETLRLKMLKRQGELGKTIAVVSGKGGVGKSNFSMNFAISLASKDKKVAIVDMDIGMGNINILIGKNVSYSLKDYLEGNKLLDEVIFEGPHGLQCISGGSGMSSVLEWTDEMFERLIHAFEQLQKNFDYILFDMGAGATSWSLELLTSIDEIIVITTAEPTSITDAYSMMKYIHVRDMEKQFYILCNRAFSKEEGVETIERLRLTMKRFLDKEVTILGSLPEDPVVRKAVREQVPFSIAYPEALISKTLQLIVARFMEQRMEEVHAHEQSASKFLTKLRNIFSKGRD, encoded by the coding sequence ATGAGGGACCAAGCAGAAACATTACGCTTGAAAATGCTTAAGCGGCAAGGTGAATTAGGCAAAACCATTGCTGTAGTGAGCGGTAAGGGTGGAGTTGGTAAAAGCAATTTTTCTATGAACTTTGCAATTAGTTTAGCGAGTAAGGACAAAAAAGTAGCGATTGTAGATATGGATATTGGTATGGGAAATATTAATATTCTAATTGGAAAAAATGTTTCTTATAGTTTAAAAGATTACTTAGAAGGAAACAAATTACTAGATGAGGTAATTTTTGAAGGTCCACATGGTTTACAATGTATTTCAGGGGGCTCTGGTATGTCGAGTGTACTGGAGTGGACGGATGAGATGTTTGAAAGATTAATTCATGCATTTGAACAACTCCAAAAAAACTTCGACTATATTTTGTTTGATATGGGCGCGGGGGCAACTAGTTGGTCATTAGAATTACTGACATCCATTGATGAAATTATTGTCATTACCACAGCTGAGCCAACTTCTATTACAGATGCCTATTCGATGATGAAATATATTCATGTACGAGATATGGAGAAGCAATTCTATATACTTTGTAATCGTGCTTTTTCTAAAGAAGAAGGAGTCGAAACGATTGAACGTTTAAGGCTTACGATGAAACGTTTTCTTGATAAAGAGGTTACAATATTGGGCTCGTTACCAGAGGATCCTGTTGTGCGTAAAGCTGTACGCGAGCAAGTGCCTTTTTCAATCGCATATCCAGAAGCACTTATTTCTAAGACACTTCAACTGATAGTGGCTCGTTTTATGGAACAACGTATGGAGGAAGTGCATGCACATGAACAGTCAGCAAGTAAATTCTTAACAAAACTTAGAAATATTTTTTCGAAAGGGCGTGATTAA